DNA from Lentilitoribacter sp. Alg239-R112:
TTTATCCACACTGTTTGTTGTGGCGCTCGGACTTGTTTTTCTTATTATAGTAGTCCTTTTCTTCATTGATATAACCCAAAGTGCGGACGCTGTGCGGCGGAACTATCCAGTGCTTGGCCGCTTCCGCTCGCTGTTTTCTGAACTTGGCGAATTCTTCCGCCAATATTTCTTTGCCATGGACCGCGAGGAAATGCCCTTTAACCGCGCTGAACGTGACTGGGTTGGCAGAGCATCCAAAAATAAGAATAACACAATTGCATTTGGCTCAACCAAGAACCTCTCACCAGCTGGCACATCGATCTTTGTTAACAGTCCCTTCCCTGCACTAGATGAAGAAGCTGACATGGTGCAGTCACTGCTCATCGGTCCCTACGCAAAGGAGCCGTATGATGCGCCTTCGTTCTTCAACATTTCAGGCATGAGCTATGGCGCATTATCGCGGCCAGCAGTCAGAGCATTATCTCGCGGTGCAAAAATGGCCAATTGCTGGATGAACACCGGCGAAGGTGGCGTGTCACCCTATCATCTGGAGAGCGGTGCGGACATTGTCTTTCAAATTGGCACAGCAAAATATGGCGTTCGAAATAAAGAAGGCGGTTTAAGCGACGAAAAACTGCGCGAGGTTGCCGCCAAACCGCAGATCAAAATGTTTGAACTAAAAATGAGCCAAGGTGCGAAACCGGGCAAAGGCGGCATTTTGCCTGCCATTAAGGTCAATCGTGAGATCTCAGAAATTCGCGGCATTGAAGAAGGCACAGCATCGATCTCTCCCAATCGCCATCCCGAGATAACATCCTCCAAAGATATGCTGGATATGATCAATCATATTCAAAAAGTGACAGGCAAACCCGTTGGTTTTAAGGCTGTCATAGGCGAATTTTCATGGATTGAGGATATGTGTAGAGAAATTCATGCGCGCGGCATCGAACATGCGCCAGATTTCTTCACAATCGACAGCGGTGATGGCGGAACAGGCGCGGCTCCCATGGCACTGATGGATAATGTCGGATTGACTGTTCGCGAAGCGCTACCACAAACAGCGGATATTTTGCATAAATATGGCCTGCGGGACCGTATTCGCATTGTCGTCTCTGGCAAACTCATCACCCCATCAGAAGTCGCATGGGCATTGGCAACGGGCGCTGATTTTGTGACCTCGGCACGTGGTTTTATGTTCTCGCTTGGGTGTATTCAGGCGTTGAAATGCAACAAGAACACCTGTCCGACGGGCATTACGACCCATAACAAGCGCCTGCAACACGGATTGGATCCAACGGATAAAGCCGCAAAGGTCGCCAATTATCACAAGAATATGGTGCACGAGGTAGAGGTTATCTCCCACTCGTGCGGGGTCGCACGCCCACGGCTTATGCAACGCAGTCATGTACGCATTGTCCAAACCACTGGACGCTCGATTACGATGGACGAGTTATACCCCACGCCGCACCCTTTAGCAGAATATGAGGCTAAATAGGCGCCGCATGCGACTATTTCTTGGAGTCCAGCATTTTCCAGTTTTTATAGAACATGGATTTAAAGCGTTCGAGAATGGCTGAAAAACCGACCATGCATGTGGTGATAATTTTCGGGAAATAGGATGGACGGGCAATGTCCATAAAGACCACATAACGCGGTGTACCGGCTTCATTCACTGAACGGTGGAATAGCGTATCATCAAAAGCATAGAACTGATCTTTGTACCAAAGGTGTTTTTTGCCCTGACACTCAATAAATACATTATCTTTTTCAACTGGTGTTAGGTTGTACAAGATACGGATCGACATGCGGATCGGGCCATAGTGCCAGGATGTAGATTCTTTGCCGCTGAACACCGACACAGCAATCGTTTTAAGATGTTTAAACTCGCGATTAAACTCGGGAACATTGTCGATATACTGTTTGCCGTACCATTTATAAACGTACATACCCCGCGCATTTTCACCCATAGCCTCGTCAATATCGGCCATAATATCGTCTTTGCGTTCCTTGAATACATCAAGCACAGTTTCAATTTCTTCGCGATACTCATCAGGAAAATCTTCCAGCTGGAATATGCCTGGGTTTTTGTGCGATATCAGATCCAAAAACAGATTAAATGGTGACAGAAACCACGTTAATATCCCATTTCCGGTAAAATAACGCTTTAACGCTAAGGAGCC
Protein-coding regions in this window:
- a CDS encoding FMN-binding glutamate synthase family protein; amino-acid sequence: MELMMESPFARFVIAALDVLSTLFVVALGLVFLIIVVLFFIDITQSADAVRRNYPVLGRFRSLFSELGEFFRQYFFAMDREEMPFNRAERDWVGRASKNKNNTIAFGSTKNLSPAGTSIFVNSPFPALDEEADMVQSLLIGPYAKEPYDAPSFFNISGMSYGALSRPAVRALSRGAKMANCWMNTGEGGVSPYHLESGADIVFQIGTAKYGVRNKEGGLSDEKLREVAAKPQIKMFELKMSQGAKPGKGGILPAIKVNREISEIRGIEEGTASISPNRHPEITSSKDMLDMINHIQKVTGKPVGFKAVIGEFSWIEDMCREIHARGIEHAPDFFTIDSGDGGTGAAPMALMDNVGLTVREALPQTADILHKYGLRDRIRIVVSGKLITPSEVAWALATGADFVTSARGFMFSLGCIQALKCNKNTCPTGITTHNKRLQHGLDPTDKAAKVANYHKNMVHEVEVISHSCGVARPRLMQRSHVRIVQTTGRSITMDELYPTPHPLAEYEAK
- a CDS encoding aspartyl/asparaginyl beta-hydroxylase domain-containing protein codes for the protein MDRKTKKLIKRIAVTAIAIALFLAFPLVILFWVICGIIDFSRNKTEGSLALKRYFTGNGILTWFLSPFNLFLDLISHKNPGIFQLEDFPDEYREEIETVLDVFKERKDDIMADIDEAMGENARGMYVYKWYGKQYIDNVPEFNREFKHLKTIAVSVFSGKESTSWHYGPIRMSIRILYNLTPVEKDNVFIECQGKKHLWYKDQFYAFDDTLFHRSVNEAGTPRYVVFMDIARPSYFPKIITTCMVGFSAILERFKSMFYKNWKMLDSKK